The Chryseobacterium suipulveris genome window below encodes:
- a CDS encoding ABC transporter ATP-binding protein: MIEVKDLRKSFDEVEVLKGISTTFDTGKVNLIIGQSGSGKTVFLKSLLNVYQPTSGEILFDGRDINKMSREEKQSLRSEIGTVFQGSALFDSMTVEENIMFPLDMFTNLTYREKKRRVFDVVGRVHLNKANRKYPSEISGGMQKRVAIARAIVNNPKYLFCDEPNSGLDPYTSNIIDDLLLEITKEYNTTTIINSHDMNSVMTIGEKIVYLRLGIKEWEGNKDILINAGNKNLIDFVYSSELFKELREYFLETNKTSIENIITKPPSNENNS, encoded by the coding sequence ATGATTGAAGTGAAAGACTTAAGAAAAAGTTTTGATGAGGTCGAAGTTCTCAAAGGAATTTCGACCACATTCGACACGGGAAAAGTAAACCTGATCATCGGCCAAAGTGGTTCGGGAAAAACAGTATTTCTGAAAAGTTTGCTTAATGTGTACCAACCGACTTCAGGAGAAATTCTTTTTGACGGAAGAGACATCAACAAAATGTCGCGGGAGGAAAAACAGTCATTAAGAAGTGAAATCGGGACCGTTTTCCAGGGTTCTGCACTTTTCGATTCCATGACGGTGGAAGAAAACATCATGTTCCCACTCGATATGTTTACCAACCTTACTTACCGCGAAAAGAAAAGAAGAGTTTTCGATGTCGTTGGAAGAGTCCACCTGAACAAAGCCAACCGAAAATACCCATCGGAAATTTCCGGAGGAATGCAGAAAAGGGTTGCCATTGCACGAGCAATCGTAAACAATCCCAAGTATTTATTTTGCGACGAACCCAACTCGGGACTGGATCCTTACACTTCAAATATTATCGACGACCTGCTTTTGGAAATCACCAAGGAGTACAACACGACCACTATCATCAATTCCCACGACATGAATTCGGTGATGACCATTGGTGAAAAAATTGTTTATCTTCGTCTTGGAATCAAGGAATGGGAAGGAAACAAAGACATTCTGATCAATGCCGGAAATAAAAACCTGATCGATTTCGTTTATTCTTCAGAGCTCTTCAAGGAGCTGCGCGAATATTTCCTCGAGACCAACAAAACTTCAATAGAAAATATAATAACTAAACCACCTTCAAATGAAAACAATTCTTAG
- a CDS encoding outer membrane beta-barrel protein, producing the protein MKTILSTILLAVTVSVSAQVKFAAKGNLLFKMDKPTWENITSAQTYGDKGKNNVGFNFGLSAKIDLPATSLFVMPEVYYTTYKSEFDIPGKGTTLEIKSNRIDIPVLLGYDLWSDILGIYAGPVASYNLDKNDQFKDFKEDTKNKFLIGYQFGAQAMFKNIILNARYEGSFTDDQRDFIDGITNTTIRYDSKPGLIIVGLGYSF; encoded by the coding sequence ATGAAAACAATTCTTAGCACAATTCTGTTAGCAGTCACGGTAAGCGTTTCTGCGCAAGTAAAATTTGCCGCGAAAGGGAACCTCCTTTTTAAAATGGACAAGCCGACTTGGGAAAACATCACTTCAGCGCAAACCTATGGTGATAAAGGCAAAAATAATGTCGGGTTCAATTTCGGACTTTCTGCCAAGATTGACCTCCCTGCAACTTCATTATTCGTAATGCCGGAAGTTTACTATACGACTTACAAATCCGAGTTTGATATTCCGGGAAAAGGAACCACCCTGGAAATTAAAAGTAACCGAATCGATATTCCTGTACTTTTAGGATATGACCTTTGGAGCGATATTTTGGGAATTTACGCAGGACCTGTCGCATCATACAATCTTGACAAAAATGATCAGTTCAAGGATTTTAAAGAAGATACCAAAAACAAATTTTTGATCGGTTACCAGTTTGGCGCTCAAGCGATGTTTAAAAACATTATTCTGAATGCCCGTTACGAAGGTTCCTTTACCGACGACCAGCGCGACTTTATCGATGGAATTACCAACACCACGATTCGCTACGACAGCAAGCCGGGACTGATTATTGTTGGTTTGGGATACAGTTTCTAA